Proteins from one Xenopus tropicalis strain Nigerian chromosome 1, UCB_Xtro_10.0, whole genome shotgun sequence genomic window:
- the LOC100494784 gene encoding uncharacterized protein LOC100494784 yields the protein MDSEHLVSEAGSKGELSACGSTQWNPMCSAAKKRPNEEDLSDAFESSKKLYPINTDLIKKEIKADDEEEESGSEEAWLKGFSLYIDEVTQSSIQSNAADISLNTFADAVLGSSTEFQGNEHARTAFDVDKPFQPPAEHVPPQCFGTRRLRFQSAWYTDFPWLHYSPQLKAVLCFTCGKAESMGLLGSSRRKDSVFTAVGFSNWKKAREKFGYHQKSKSHEFATWKLMHALQNQKREAALEQQRKVRQAIPSICLNKLICAVRFLIHRGHTFQSHESIEESLFELLKFVGQDNEMFRYWLLTNQNFTSTEVQYEIISLMSHELISLITKDVNQGSVYYSVIVDCIQNTDSQQLSLCLRYLDSEMQAQEEFIGFLDPVEETGTSAANLILDILDRNSLPIDLLRGIAFEASTSYKESCSLLKQKQSLAMFVHCGTPCGSLLAKDSSQASPLLQHTLYSVNDLFDLFSKSIKHKFLFAEVTQNFNSSTRNLGSSKWCVNLPVVNAVIQHYGLIIDGLREMKSSTGEGGVKVHFVLEKVMEGNTYASLLIIRSIMESLNILNIKLDDQNLLMSSTLKKVKLVKEILARLRQEATVVDLLRQAEEAVTKFNLMPIAIPQPHQLSSQLQQSADQLSFENKGDFFKNEYLKMLDAAISHLENRFMQQGFIEYCNLEDVLLCAGKGGESDRIIEEKLAFLSKYPEFNVRMLKVQLEMFAHKKSFSSLAEAVSLYKSVSPEVKEFFSELGKLLKLLLIIPVCTNDSEQVCCPVQRLRTVLQFTTAETRSSDVAVCYVNETRLDNLCLETVAHNFVHGL from the exons ATGGACAGCGAGCACCTAGTAAGCGAAGCAGGCAGCAAAGGGGAGCTGTCGGCATGTGGGAGCACACAGTGG AACCCCATGTGCTCAGCCGCAAAAAAACGTCCGAATGAAGAAGATCTTAGTGATGCCTTTGAATCATCAAAGAAGCTGTATCCGATAAACACAGATTTAATTAAGAAGGAAATTAAAGCTGATGATGAAGAAGAAGAGAGTGGCTCTGAGGAAGCATGGCTTAAAGGGTTTTCCTTGTACATTGATGAAGTAACTCAGTCAAGCATTCAATCTAATGCTGCTGATATCAGCTTAAATACTTTTGCAGATGCAGTGTTGGGGTCCAGCACAGAATTTCAAGGCAATGAGCATGCAAGAACAGCTTTTGATGTTGATAAACCATTTCAACCACCTGCAGAACATGTGCCACCTCAGTGTTTTGGTACCAGGAGACTGAGGTTCCAAAGTGCCTGGTACACAGATTTCCCATGGCTCCACTACAGCCCTCAGCTGAAAGCTGTTTTATGTTTTACATGTGGGAAGGCTGAGAGCATGGGCTTACTGGGCTCATCGAGGAGAAAGGATTCTGTATTTACAGCAGTGGGGTTTTCTAATTGGAAGAAGGCTCGAGAGAAATTTGGCTATCATCAAAAGTCCAAGAGTCATGAATTTGCAACATGGAAACTAATGCATGCCTTGCAGAATCAGAAGAGGGAAGCAGCACTGGAACAACAAAGGAAAGTCCGTCAGGCCATCCCCAGTATTTGCCTAAACAAACTTATTTGTGCTGTACGATTTTTAATTCACAGAGGCCACACATTTCAAAGTCATGAGTCAATTGAGGAAAGTTTATTTGAACTTCTTAAATTTGTAGGCCAAGACAATGAAATGTTCAGATACTGGCTTCTAACTAATCAGAATTTTACTAGTACAGAAGTCCAGTATGAAATAATTAGTTTAATGAGCCATGAGCTTATCAGTTTGATTACAAAGGATGTGAACCAGGGCTCAGTGTACTATTCTGTGATTGTGGACTGCATTCAAAACACAGACTCACAACAGCTAAGCCTCTGTTTAAGGTACTTGGATTCTGAAATGCAAGCCCAAGAAGAGTTCATAGGTTTTCTTGATCCAGTTGAGGAAACTGGGACTTCTGCTGCAAATCTTATTCTGGATATTCTTGATCGAAATTCTTTACCAATTGATCTTCTGAGGGGGATAGCATTTGAGGCGTCAACCAGCTATAAGGAATCATGTTCCTTGCTAAAACAAAAGCAGTCACTTGCCATGTTTGTTCATTGTGGAACACCTTGTGGCAGTTTATTGGCAAAAGACAGCAGCCAAGCCAGCCCTCTTTTGCAGCACACATTATATTCTGTAAATGACCTATTTGATCTGTTCAGTAAAAGCATCAAACATAAGTTTTTATTTGCTGAAGTTactcaaaactttaattcttcAACCCGAAACCTGGGCTCCTCAAAGTGGTGTGTTAATTTACCTGTGGTCAATGCAGTTATTCAGCACTATGGGCTTATTATTGACGGTCTGAGGGAAATGAAATCGAGTACTGGTGAGGGTGGAGTTAAGGTACACTTTGTATTAGAAAAAGTTATGGAAGGAAATACATATGCCAGTTTATTAATTATTAGATCCATAATGGAGTCTTTaaatatcctaaatataaaattagATGATCAGAACTTACTTATGTCAAGTACTTTGAAGAAAGTGAAGCTGGTAAAGGAAATATTAGCTCGATTACGACAAGAAGCAACTGTAGTGGATCTTTTAAGGCAAGCAGAAGAAGCTGTAACTAAATTTAATTTGATGCCTATTGCCATCCCTCAGCCACATCAACTGTCCAGTCAGCTTCAGCAAAGTGCAGATCAGTTGAGTTTTGAAAATAAaggggatttttttaaaaatgaatatcttAAAATGCTTGATGCAGCTATTTCCCACTTAGAAAATAGGTTTATGCAACAAGGATTTATTGAGTACTGTAATTTGGAAGATGTGCTCCTTTGTGCTGGTAAAGGAGGGGAATCTGATCGTATTATTGAGGAAAAATTGGCTTTTCTATCTAAATATCCAGAGTTCAATGTGCGGATGCTAAAAGTACAGCTTGAAatgtttgcacacaaaaaaagctttagttctctCGCTGAGGCCGTAAGTCTTTACAAATCAGTCAGTCCTGAGGTCAAGGAATTTTTCAGTGAACTTGGAAAGCTCTTAAAACTCTTGCTCATTATACCTGTGTGCACTAATGACAGTGAGCAAGTCTGTTGTCCAGTCCAGAGGCTTCGGACTGTGCTGCAGTTCACAACCGCAGAAACTCGATCTAGTGATGTTGCTGTCTGCTATGTGAATGAGACCCGCTTAGACAATCTGTGCTTGGAAACAGTTGCTCATAACTTTGTTCATGGACTATAA